A genomic stretch from Sporocytophaga myxococcoides DSM 11118 includes:
- a CDS encoding glycine--tRNA ligase — MEKVSATIENTFKNIISHAKEYGFVFPSSEIYDGLQAVYDYGQNGVELKNNIKAAWWKAMTQMNDNVVGIDAAIFMHPTTWKASGHVDGFSDPMIDNKDSKKRYRADVLVEDKAAEYEKNGDKAKGDALVKSLARLLEANDLKGVQELIIAEKIKCPVSGTSNWTEVRQFNLMFSTQVGAVAEDSSTIYLRPETAQGIFVNFLNVQKTGRMKIPFGIAQIGKAFRNEIVARQFTFRMREFEQMEMQFFIRPGEEMKWYEEWKQVRLKWHKAIGLPEGKLKFHNHEKLAHYANAAVDIEYEFPFGFKEIEGIHSRTDFDLGSHEKFSKKKLQYFDNELNKNYVPYVVETSVGADRAFLAVLCNAYTEETVGEGENQKERVYLKLHPALAPVKAAIFPLVKKDGLPEKAQEIFKELRMDMNVIYEERDAIGKRYTRQDLIGTPFCIVVDYDTLNDNMVTIRYRDTMEQERVPISELRKKIRKATSFKRILEQLV, encoded by the coding sequence ATGGAAAAAGTAAGTGCGACGATAGAAAACACCTTTAAAAATATCATTTCACATGCGAAAGAATACGGATTTGTATTTCCTTCAAGTGAAATCTATGACGGTCTTCAGGCTGTTTATGATTACGGACAAAACGGAGTTGAACTAAAAAACAACATCAAAGCTGCATGGTGGAAAGCCATGACTCAGATGAATGATAATGTGGTAGGTATAGATGCTGCAATATTCATGCACCCAACCACTTGGAAAGCTTCAGGTCACGTGGATGGCTTCAGCGATCCGATGATCGACAACAAAGATTCCAAAAAGAGATATAGAGCCGACGTACTTGTTGAAGATAAAGCAGCGGAATACGAAAAGAATGGAGATAAAGCCAAAGGTGATGCTTTGGTGAAATCACTCGCTCGTCTTCTTGAAGCGAATGATCTGAAAGGCGTGCAGGAGCTTATCATAGCTGAAAAAATAAAATGTCCGGTTTCAGGAACATCTAACTGGACAGAAGTAAGACAGTTCAACCTTATGTTTTCAACTCAGGTTGGTGCTGTTGCAGAAGATTCAAGTACAATTTATCTAAGACCTGAGACCGCTCAGGGTATATTTGTAAACTTCCTGAACGTTCAGAAAACAGGAAGAATGAAAATTCCTTTTGGTATTGCTCAGATTGGTAAAGCTTTCAGAAATGAAATAGTTGCCCGTCAGTTTACCTTCCGTATGAGGGAATTCGAACAAATGGAAATGCAGTTTTTCATTCGTCCGGGCGAAGAGATGAAATGGTATGAAGAGTGGAAACAAGTTAGATTGAAATGGCACAAAGCAATCGGTTTACCCGAAGGCAAGCTGAAGTTCCACAATCATGAGAAGCTTGCTCACTACGCTAATGCTGCTGTAGATATCGAATATGAGTTTCCTTTCGGATTTAAAGAAATTGAAGGTATCCATTCAAGAACTGACTTTGACCTTGGGAGTCATGAAAAATTTTCAAAGAAGAAGCTTCAATACTTCGACAATGAACTGAATAAAAACTACGTGCCATATGTTGTGGAAACTTCAGTCGGAGCCGACAGAGCATTCCTGGCAGTTCTTTGCAATGCATATACAGAAGAAACTGTGGGCGAAGGCGAAAATCAGAAAGAAAGAGTTTATCTGAAACTGCATCCTGCATTAGCTCCTGTGAAAGCAGCAATATTCCCTCTTGTAAAAAAAGATGGTCTACCGGAGAAAGCCCAGGAAATCTTCAAAGAGCTTAGAATGGATATGAATGTGATCTATGAAGAAAGAGATGCTATCGGAAAAAGATACACTCGTCAGGACTTAATAGGAACACCTTTCTGCATAGTAGTAGATTATGATACACTGAATGATAACATGGTGACTATTCGTTATCGTGATACTATGGAGCAAGAGAGAGTTCCTATCAGCGAGTTAAGAAAGAAAATAAGAAAAGCCACTTCATTCAAGAGAATCCTTGAGCAATTGGTTTGA
- a CDS encoding 4a-hydroxytetrahydrobiopterin dehydratase has protein sequence MWQEKDNKLEQTFTFKNFSEAFAFMTRVALVAEKMDHHPDWSNSWNKVHIQLTTHSAGNKITEKDRKLAEAIDRLIN, from the coding sequence ATGTGGCAGGAAAAAGATAACAAACTGGAACAGACCTTTACATTTAAAAACTTCTCTGAAGCTTTTGCCTTTATGACACGAGTGGCTCTTGTGGCGGAAAAAATGGATCATCATCCGGATTGGTCCAATTCCTGGAATAAAGTTCATATTCAGCTGACAACGCACAGCGCAGGAAATAAGATAACAGAAAAAGACAGAAAACTTGCCGAGGCAATTGATCGGCTAATTAATTAG
- the hemH gene encoding ferrochelatase, with protein sequence MNKVKKTAVFLINLGTPDSPSVPDVRKYLREFLMDRRVIDIPFLNRWFLINFIIAPFRAPKSAKVYKELWTAEGSPLLTYGLEVQKLLQAKLDENFQVFFGMRYQNPSIEKAVKEMEGKGFEKIVILPLFPQYASASTGSAVEKAMEYINKWEVIPEIKIVANFPNHPLFIKGFAEIGRKYLEKDKFDHVIFTYHGLPERQIKKSAVQSYCQLNDKCCSKYHSKNYYCYRAQCYETTRHLVKELGLEEGTYSVAFQSRLGKTPWIKPYTDDLIKELGAKGVKRVLAFSPSFVADCLETTIEGGVEYRDMFKEHGGEHWQLVESLNNHPLWIECMEDLVLN encoded by the coding sequence ATGAATAAAGTAAAGAAAACAGCAGTTTTCCTAATTAATCTGGGAACTCCTGATAGTCCGTCAGTTCCAGATGTCAGAAAATATTTAAGGGAGTTTTTGATGGATAGAAGGGTAATTGATATTCCATTTCTTAACCGTTGGTTCCTGATTAATTTTATAATTGCTCCTTTCAGAGCGCCCAAATCTGCAAAAGTTTATAAAGAGTTATGGACAGCCGAAGGTTCACCTTTATTAACTTACGGTCTTGAGGTTCAAAAGCTTTTACAAGCGAAGTTGGATGAAAATTTCCAGGTTTTTTTCGGTATGAGGTATCAAAACCCATCGATAGAAAAGGCTGTAAAAGAAATGGAAGGGAAGGGCTTTGAAAAGATTGTGATTTTGCCTCTTTTCCCTCAATATGCTAGCGCATCTACAGGTTCAGCCGTGGAAAAAGCAATGGAATACATCAATAAATGGGAAGTAATTCCGGAAATTAAAATCGTAGCAAATTTTCCTAATCATCCATTGTTCATTAAGGGCTTTGCTGAAATCGGAAGAAAATATCTGGAAAAGGATAAGTTTGACCATGTCATTTTTACTTACCATGGACTTCCTGAAAGACAAATTAAAAAATCAGCAGTGCAGAGTTATTGTCAGCTGAACGATAAATGCTGCTCAAAATACCATTCCAAAAATTATTACTGTTACAGGGCGCAATGCTATGAAACAACACGTCATCTGGTGAAGGAACTTGGTCTTGAAGAAGGGACTTACTCAGTTGCATTTCAATCAAGACTAGGGAAGACTCCATGGATCAAGCCATATACAGATGATCTTATAAAAGAGCTGGGAGCGAAAGGAGTAAAAAGGGTATTGGCATTTTCTCCTTCATTTGTCGCAGACTGTTTGGAAACTACTATTGAAGGTGGAGTCGAATACAGAGATATGTTTAAAGAACATGGTGGAGAACACTGGCAGTTGGTTGAAAGTCTCAACAATCATCCACTATGGATTGAATGTATGGAAGACCTGGTTCTGAATTAA
- a CDS encoding T9SS type A sorting domain-containing protein — protein sequence MRKQLLLIALLLASLNLSAQQIENSNFENWVFDDNTGRKKPGGNWMASLSCFDPDEVCSGLLLRDDDGKTGFGAHILGRGVLKYNAAFDAKPSKLSFWYKGNGGRVYVKIISMGAYEPINDSDIIGSGVSTLADAESFTNIEIPISYENTGQVKSILIEFSGQDNSDFSFDEIELIYEVNGIADLRITKILGSNIVTSSLILKDKVDELCIYNTSGRVVLSATETQAADISNLPEGLYILTLRKDSAIGTIKVIKN from the coding sequence ATGAGAAAGCAATTACTACTTATTGCATTGCTATTGGCTTCATTAAATCTTTCTGCCCAACAAATTGAAAATTCAAATTTCGAAAATTGGGTATTTGACGATAATACTGGCAGAAAAAAACCTGGGGGAAATTGGATGGCATCATTAAGTTGTTTCGATCCTGATGAAGTCTGTTCCGGCCTCCTTCTTAGAGATGATGACGGGAAAACCGGATTTGGTGCGCATATTCTGGGAAGAGGCGTACTGAAGTATAACGCTGCCTTTGATGCAAAACCATCTAAATTATCTTTTTGGTATAAGGGTAATGGAGGAAGGGTCTATGTAAAAATAATTTCAATGGGAGCATATGAACCAATAAACGATAGTGATATCATTGGAAGTGGTGTATCAACTTTAGCTGATGCAGAATCATTCACTAACATAGAGATTCCTATATCATATGAAAATACAGGTCAAGTCAAATCCATTTTGATAGAATTTTCCGGACAGGACAACAGCGATTTTTCTTTTGACGAGATTGAACTTATTTACGAGGTGAATGGAATAGCTGACTTAAGGATCACTAAAATTTTAGGAAGCAATATCGTAACCTCATCATTGATACTAAAGGATAAAGTAGATGAGCTTTGTATCTATAATACATCTGGAAGGGTTGTCCTGTCAGCTACCGAAACTCAGGCTGCCGATATATCGAATTTACCGGAAGGACTATATATCCTGACCCTGAGAAAAGACAGTGCTATCGGGACAATTAAAGTAATAAAAAATTGA
- the rsmI gene encoding 16S rRNA (cytidine(1402)-2'-O)-methyltransferase yields the protein MEEKKGKLILVPTPIGNLEDITLRALRILKEADIILAEDTRTSGHLLKHYEINNRLQSYHIFNEHKAVEGIVNKIKEGQIVALISDAGTPSISDPGFLLVRESLKYGIEVECLPGPTAFVPALVKSGLPSDRFTFEGFLPHKKGRHTRLQSLIPEERTMIFYESPHRLLKTLEQFEEVFGSERKASVSRELTKLYEETVNGTLQEIKEHFSQKTVKGEIVMIVAGREDE from the coding sequence ATGGAAGAAAAAAAGGGAAAATTAATTTTAGTACCCACCCCTATAGGCAATCTTGAGGATATTACTCTAAGAGCCTTAAGAATTCTTAAAGAGGCTGATATTATCCTTGCAGAAGATACCAGAACAAGCGGCCACCTATTGAAACATTACGAAATTAACAATCGACTCCAGAGCTATCATATTTTTAATGAGCATAAAGCTGTTGAAGGTATTGTGAATAAAATAAAGGAAGGTCAGATTGTTGCGCTCATTTCTGATGCAGGAACACCTTCCATATCCGATCCTGGTTTTTTATTGGTAAGAGAATCGCTTAAATATGGTATAGAGGTGGAATGTCTTCCCGGCCCTACCGCTTTTGTTCCTGCACTTGTCAAATCAGGACTGCCATCAGACAGATTTACCTTTGAAGGTTTCCTCCCTCATAAAAAAGGAAGACATACCCGTCTGCAAAGCCTGATTCCTGAAGAACGTACAATGATTTTTTATGAATCTCCACACCGTTTATTAAAAACTCTGGAGCAGTTTGAAGAGGTGTTTGGATCGGAAAGAAAAGCTTCTGTATCCAGAGAGCTTACAAAATTATATGAAGAGACAGTCAATGGTACTTTGCAAGAAATAAAAGAGCATTTTTCTCAAAAGACAGTGAAAGGTGAAATTGTGATGATTGTTGCTGGAAGGGAAGACGAATAA
- a CDS encoding T9SS type A sorting domain-containing protein: MKKQLLFIASLFTAFSLSAQQLENPGFESWETDEDGIEVPTGNWFTFSFCLEFGDLKECAVYLSKTEGVTGYGAKIQAEDHGDGPSAMPLFYDNALSSKPTKMTFYYKSTKPLTAGIIVTKGEPLNVDELTDATGYGQSILAPVSSFTKVEIPLTYNNDDATDSVGVVFTLGEQELTTDDYFVIDDVSLSYGVAGLSEKQMAQIIGSNIVTSSLNLKETVEELNVYNTSGTQVFNASNTQTADFSTLPEGLYMVTLKKGNSMGTMKVIKK, translated from the coding sequence ATGAAAAAACAACTACTGTTTATTGCTTCACTTTTTACCGCATTTAGTCTTTCTGCTCAACAACTTGAAAACCCTGGTTTTGAATCTTGGGAAACAGATGAAGATGGAATTGAAGTTCCTACAGGCAACTGGTTCACATTTTCATTTTGTTTAGAATTTGGAGACCTGAAAGAATGCGCTGTTTATCTTTCTAAAACAGAAGGAGTAACCGGCTATGGAGCTAAAATACAAGCTGAAGATCATGGCGACGGCCCATCTGCAATGCCTCTTTTTTACGATAATGCACTTTCATCTAAACCTACAAAAATGACTTTTTATTATAAGTCTACTAAACCATTGACTGCAGGTATTATCGTCACTAAGGGAGAACCTCTAAATGTAGATGAGCTAACAGATGCAACTGGTTATGGACAATCTATTTTGGCCCCTGTTTCATCCTTCACAAAAGTGGAAATTCCATTGACATATAACAATGATGATGCTACTGATAGTGTTGGAGTTGTTTTTACTTTGGGAGAACAGGAACTTACTACTGATGATTATTTTGTTATTGATGATGTTTCTCTTAGCTACGGTGTTGCCGGACTATCTGAAAAACAAATGGCGCAGATTATCGGAAGCAACATTGTTACGTCTTCTCTAAACCTTAAAGAAACTGTTGAAGAACTTAACGTTTACAACACTTCCGGAACACAGGTATTCAATGCTTCAAATACTCAGACTGCTGATTTTTCAACGCTACCAGAAGGTCTTTACATGGTAACTTTGAAAAAAGGTAATTCTATGGGTACTATGAAGGTGATAAAGAAATAA
- a CDS encoding sigma-54-dependent transcriptional regulator, producing MKHILVIDDDPVFRIMLETFLTKNNFLVTSVGTSSDALRTIKKTLFSLCLVDLRLPDINGLELLKEIKNLTPDLPLILMTSFVDVRTAVKAIKSGAYEYITKPVNTDELIVAIQSALKSENKVSKEPSTEEDTSFYHYGKSKSSLETLKAIELVAPTNLSVLINGESGTGKEFAARLIHARSKRSKKPFVAIDCGVLSAELGPSELFGHVKGAFTGAGFDKTGHFELADGGSIFLDEIGNLSMEVQVMLLRVIQERQIRRVGAGKSQEIDVRIIAATNDNLKDSVAKGLFREDLYHRLNEFSVSVPSLRERKEDIEGFILKFMKDANKELGKSIEGFSKEAMDIMVKYSWPGNLRELKNVVKKTVLMTDSAGQSVISPEIIPYELRVSNGSAGEHTFGGYDLKAASLKQEREYILSVLEKVKYNKSSAARILNIDRKTLYNKLKLFNIDI from the coding sequence TTGAAACACATACTAGTTATAGATGACGATCCTGTATTCCGCATAATGCTGGAAACATTTCTTACCAAGAATAATTTCTTAGTTACTTCTGTGGGGACTTCTTCTGATGCCCTTAGAACTATAAAAAAAACACTTTTTTCCCTTTGTCTGGTAGACCTCAGATTACCCGATATCAATGGTCTCGAGCTTCTTAAAGAAATAAAAAATCTGACTCCGGACCTGCCTTTAATTTTAATGACAAGTTTTGTAGATGTCAGAACTGCAGTAAAAGCTATAAAGTCGGGTGCTTATGAGTATATCACAAAACCTGTTAATACAGATGAACTGATTGTTGCCATTCAATCAGCTTTAAAATCAGAAAATAAAGTTTCCAAGGAACCATCAACCGAAGAAGATACTTCATTTTACCATTATGGGAAAAGTAAGTCCTCTCTTGAAACATTAAAAGCAATAGAACTTGTTGCTCCTACAAATCTTTCAGTACTAATTAATGGAGAAAGCGGGACGGGAAAAGAATTTGCTGCTAGGCTAATTCATGCAAGGAGCAAGCGAAGTAAAAAGCCTTTTGTAGCAATTGATTGCGGAGTTTTGTCTGCGGAACTTGGGCCGAGCGAATTGTTTGGTCATGTAAAAGGTGCATTTACAGGTGCAGGATTTGATAAAACAGGTCATTTTGAACTAGCAGATGGAGGATCAATTTTCCTGGATGAAATTGGTAATTTATCAATGGAAGTTCAGGTAATGTTGCTACGGGTTATTCAGGAAAGACAAATAAGAAGAGTAGGGGCAGGAAAGAGCCAGGAAATAGATGTGCGAATCATAGCTGCAACTAACGATAACCTTAAAGATTCGGTTGCCAAAGGCTTGTTTCGTGAGGACCTTTATCACAGATTAAATGAATTCTCAGTTTCAGTCCCTTCCCTTAGAGAACGCAAAGAAGATATTGAAGGCTTTATTCTCAAATTTATGAAGGATGCCAATAAAGAATTGGGAAAATCTATTGAGGGCTTTTCAAAGGAAGCAATGGATATAATGGTAAAATACTCATGGCCTGGTAACTTAAGAGAGTTAAAAAATGTAGTAAAGAAAACTGTTTTGATGACAGACTCTGCCGGCCAATCAGTCATTTCTCCTGAAATTATTCCTTATGAATTAAGAGTGTCAAATGGTTCAGCAGGTGAGCACACCTTTGGAGGATACGATCTGAAAGCTGCAAGTTTAAAACAGGAAAGGGAATACATTCTCAGTGTTCTGGAAAAAGTTAAATATAATAAATCCAGTGCTGCCAGAATATTAAATATAGACAGAAAGACACTCTATAATAAACTTAAACTTTTTAATATAGATATTTAA
- a CDS encoding zinc-dependent peptidase, with product METYITVTFYILGIAVFLFGTFSLGLYALIINPFLETISINKRLSRKQRDILLKNFKYYRDLSGNQKIDFEKRVRNFLLHKEFIPKGIPQVTEEMQILIAACGVQLTFGFAPVRFVSFPKILIYPSHYQSSNGKRHKGEVSLSGFIAFSWEDFLYGYKRPEDGFNLGLHEMAHALKIEDALHHHQQELLDHESLKEWGKISRQELKKIKTGKTRFLRPYAFNNEDEFFAVCVEYFFEKPEEFRLQLPALYESLSKLLKQDPGKTLQNAKFYFYPPENRKLMLLLNQAIKELPNLKTLKAKASFTKSLFVKGRKNS from the coding sequence TTGGAAACATATATAACAGTTACCTTTTATATACTAGGCATCGCAGTATTTTTATTTGGCACGTTTAGCCTCGGCTTGTATGCACTTATCATAAATCCCTTTCTGGAAACAATCAGCATCAATAAAAGACTTTCAAGAAAACAAAGAGATATTCTTCTCAAAAATTTCAAGTACTATAGAGATCTTTCCGGAAATCAAAAAATAGATTTTGAAAAAAGGGTACGGAATTTTCTTCTCCATAAGGAATTTATTCCAAAAGGAATTCCTCAGGTTACGGAGGAAATGCAAATACTTATAGCTGCATGCGGCGTTCAGTTAACTTTCGGCTTTGCCCCGGTAAGATTTGTAAGCTTTCCTAAAATATTGATATACCCTTCTCACTATCAATCTTCAAACGGCAAGAGGCACAAAGGCGAAGTGAGCCTTAGCGGATTTATAGCTTTTTCATGGGAGGATTTCCTTTATGGTTACAAAAGGCCAGAAGATGGATTTAACCTGGGGTTGCACGAAATGGCTCATGCATTGAAGATAGAAGATGCTCTTCATCATCATCAACAAGAGTTGCTTGATCACGAGAGCCTAAAAGAATGGGGGAAAATAAGTCGTCAGGAGTTAAAGAAAATTAAAACGGGTAAAACCAGATTCCTCAGACCATATGCTTTTAACAATGAAGATGAGTTTTTTGCCGTATGTGTAGAATATTTCTTTGAAAAGCCTGAAGAGTTTAGATTGCAGTTACCAGCGCTCTATGAGTCACTTTCAAAGTTATTGAAACAAGATCCTGGCAAAACGCTTCAAAATGCGAAATTCTATTTTTATCCGCCGGAAAACAGAAAGCTTATGCTTTTGCTGAACCAGGCCATAAAAGAATTGCCAAACCTTAAAACATTAAAGGCTAAAGCTTCTTTTACGAAAAGCCTTTTTGTAAAAGGCAGGAAAAATAGTTAA
- a CDS encoding cold-shock protein has translation MGKSQETFNKKEVEKKKQQKKKEKEEKSKERKAHSSKGQSLEDMMAYVDENGNITSVPPDPNKKKTVINQDDIQIGVARNLNSNEPKPLRKGKVTFFNESKGYGFIKDLETQESIFVHINGIKEPIKENDRVTFETINTPKGLNAVSVKKS, from the coding sequence ATGGGTAAATCTCAAGAAACGTTTAACAAAAAAGAAGTAGAAAAGAAAAAACAGCAAAAGAAGAAAGAAAAGGAAGAGAAAAGTAAAGAACGTAAAGCTCATTCCAGCAAAGGTCAAAGCCTTGAGGATATGATGGCTTATGTTGATGAAAATGGAAACATTACATCAGTTCCTCCAGACCCGAATAAAAAGAAAACTGTCATTAATCAGGATGACATACAGATCGGTGTAGCTAGAAACCTGAACAGCAATGAGCCGAAACCTCTCAGAAAGGGCAAAGTAACCTTTTTTAATGAATCTAAAGGATATGGATTTATCAAGGATCTGGAAACCCAGGAAAGCATATTTGTGCACATCAATGGCATCAAGGAACCAATAAAGGAAAACGACAGAGTAACTTTTGAAACTATCAATACGCCAAAAGGCCTCAATGCCGTCAGCGTAAAAAAATCATAA
- a CDS encoding T9SS type A sorting domain-containing protein encodes MKKQLLFIASLFTAFSLSAQSQLPNSDFEIWETNAEFDIVEPKDWIAPSICATFQEFNSCVLFFEKSQGHSGFAVKVITRKDSQTEEFNTLPLLYGDVFSDKPEKVTFWYKSTKNVSANAFLSSGDFFEDENADEVGAGGIEANTSGDFKKAEFPISYVQGKTHDHFYLAFTFGEEEELTADDYFIIDDVQLSYGLAGLSDKQMTQIIGSNVITSSLNLKESVEELNVYNTSGVQVLNVTNTQAADFSSLPEGLYMVTLKKGNSMGTIKVIKK; translated from the coding sequence ATGAAAAAACAATTACTGTTTATTGCTTCACTATTTACTGCATTTAGTCTTTCTGCTCAATCTCAATTACCAAATTCAGATTTCGAAATCTGGGAAACCAACGCGGAGTTTGACATTGTTGAACCTAAGGATTGGATTGCACCTTCCATCTGTGCAACATTTCAAGAATTTAATTCGTGCGTCCTGTTTTTTGAGAAATCACAAGGGCATTCAGGTTTTGCGGTAAAAGTAATTACAAGAAAGGACTCCCAAACAGAAGAATTTAATACATTACCATTGCTTTATGGTGACGTATTTTCTGATAAACCTGAAAAAGTTACCTTCTGGTATAAATCAACAAAAAATGTATCAGCTAATGCTTTCTTATCATCAGGAGATTTCTTCGAAGATGAAAATGCAGATGAGGTAGGTGCCGGTGGAATTGAAGCTAACACTTCCGGAGATTTTAAGAAGGCCGAATTCCCAATTTCCTATGTTCAAGGCAAAACACATGATCATTTTTACCTGGCATTTACTTTCGGTGAGGAAGAAGAACTTACTGCGGATGATTACTTTATCATTGATGATGTACAACTTTCATATGGACTTGCCGGCCTTTCTGACAAACAAATGACTCAGATTATCGGAAGCAACGTCATTACATCTTCCCTAAACCTTAAAGAATCTGTTGAAGAACTTAACGTTTACAATACTTCAGGTGTACAGGTATTAAATGTTACAAATACTCAGGCTGCTGATTTTTCAAGTCTTCCAGAAGGTCTTTACATGGTAACTTTGAAAAAAGGTAATTCTATGGGAACAATAAAAGTAATTAAGAAATAA
- a CDS encoding DUF2167 domain-containing protein: MRKLYFLFFICFLFPFLTFSISPEEEEEAMEDTLSTMLYLDSLENSFKYQTGLVKIKDYATIKVPAGFKFLDAEQSIYVLHSLWGNPEDPTILGLLFPEDMGPMHPDSWAISVEYSEEGHIDDDDAEDIDYDELLAEMKKDAESANPGRIQDGYEPIHLIGWAAKPYYDAENKKLHWAKEIQFGDSATGVNTLNYNIRILGRKGYLVLNAIGGMSQLGAINKDIDKVLSSVEFTEGYKYSDFNPEMDKVAAYGIGGLVAGKVLAKVGFFGILAKFGKVIILGIGAAFTFIWKFFSGRKKSKADEQPENNGQPNIS, translated from the coding sequence ATGAGAAAACTTTACTTTCTTTTTTTTATCTGTTTCCTGTTTCCCTTTTTGACCTTCTCTATTTCTCCGGAAGAAGAAGAAGAGGCAATGGAAGACACTCTTTCGACAATGTTGTATCTTGACAGTCTTGAAAATAGCTTTAAATATCAGACTGGGCTGGTGAAAATTAAGGATTATGCTACGATAAAAGTCCCCGCAGGTTTTAAATTTCTCGATGCAGAACAGAGTATTTATGTATTACATTCTTTATGGGGTAACCCAGAGGATCCAACCATATTGGGATTACTTTTTCCTGAAGATATGGGCCCAATGCATCCGGATAGCTGGGCAATTTCTGTAGAATATTCTGAAGAGGGACACATAGACGATGATGATGCAGAAGATATTGACTACGATGAGTTGTTGGCAGAAATGAAAAAGGATGCGGAATCTGCAAATCCTGGCCGAATTCAAGATGGTTACGAACCTATTCATTTGATAGGCTGGGCTGCGAAACCTTACTACGATGCAGAAAATAAAAAACTTCATTGGGCAAAAGAAATCCAGTTTGGAGACAGTGCCACGGGAGTTAATACCTTGAATTACAACATAAGGATTTTAGGGAGAAAAGGGTATCTGGTGCTTAATGCGATTGGAGGCATGTCTCAGCTTGGAGCTATTAACAAAGATATTGATAAGGTACTTTCAAGTGTTGAGTTTACTGAAGGATATAAATATTCTGATTTTAATCCGGAAATGGATAAAGTAGCAGCTTATGGAATTGGGGGGCTGGTTGCAGGAAAAGTCCTTGCTAAAGTCGGATTCTTCGGAATCCTGGCAAAGTTTGGTAAAGTAATTATTCTTGGTATCGGCGCTGCATTTACTTTTATCTGGAAATTCTTTTCAGGAAGAAAGAAAAGTAAAGCAGACGAACAACCAGAAAATAACGGGCAACCCAATATATCTTAA